A window of the Artemia franciscana chromosome 21, ASM3288406v1, whole genome shotgun sequence genome harbors these coding sequences:
- the LOC136040851 gene encoding zinc finger protein 436-like, which translates to MESHENHKALQNLDKQWNPYILNIPKKEREHMANSCEVSRSSMNTSNSEHVGDAHIQAVNTSSTFPVSLLSNQSLTVTTTEPPLKNDESIGRYLHFLPPSRHVSQEVDYYRELDNQPQQYTIDLTAKRASIAAVEFALRSAREASRAAQELSMNPFSQNARDATLAAAQLAMRSAQEANLISHELGQHSPTTSRDTSLVQSENVREGEEISVRGPLSQNSSSTSVSLLSRREIYGDGGSIRDVSMAALEFAMRTARDVSMSHESLKNSREGRVATAEAESTVDLTTRDIPANSISMQSLYKHQDRPHKCETCGKGFSTIPNLNEHRRLHTGERTYQCDLCDKSFTRQSTLYNHKKTHLGEKLICELCEKGYANCYLLKTHMRCHSGEKPFRCHLCDKTFSRQSSLYNHKKTHITEKLQCEFCNKTYASPFHLQQHLRTHTGEKPFKCFVCAKAFSRQSSLYAHRKTHFSERGHDLSVAETPSFFSLE; encoded by the coding sequence ATATacccaaaaaagaaagagaacacATGGCAAATAGCTGTGAAGTGAGCCGAAGCAGTATGAATACTAGCAATAGTGAACATGTTGGAGATGcccatatccaagctgtaaatACGAGTTCCACCTTTCCAGTCTCTCTTCTATCAAATCAGTCGTTAACAGTTACAACTACTGAACCTCCGTTGAAAAACGATGAATCCATAGgtagatatcttcattttcttcctccatCTAGACATGTCTCACAAGAGGTGGACTACTATAGAGAGCTAGATAACCAGCCTCAGCAGTATACAATTGATCTGACAGCTAAGAGAGCAAGTATTGCTGCTGTTGAGTTTGCACTTCGCAGTGCAAGAGAAGCCAGTAGGGCTGCACAAGAGTTGAGTATGAACCCTTTTAGCCAAAATGCGAGGGATGCAACACTGGCTGCTGCGCAGCTTGCTATGAGAAGTGCACAAGAAGCAAATCTTATCAGCCATGAGTTAGGTCAGCATTCACCAACGACTAGTAGAGATACTAGTCTTGTTCAATCAGAAAATGTAAGAGAAGGAGAAGAGATCTCCGTTCGTGGTCCATTGTCACAGAACTCTTCTAGCACCAGTGTATCTCTGCTAAGTCGAAGAGAAATATATGGTGATGGTGGTAGTATAAGAGATGTTAGCATGGCAGCCCTTGAATTCGCTATGCGAACTGCAAGGGATGTAAGTATGTCCcatgaaagtttaaaaaactcGAGAGAAGGACGTGTTGCTACAGCTGAAGCAGAATCAACTGTTGATCTTACCACTAGAGATATTCCTGCTAATAGTATTTCAATGCAATCTTTATATAAGCACCAAGATAGGCCTCATAAGTGTGAAACTTGTGGTAAAGGGTTTTCAACAATCCCAAATCTAAATGAGCACCGCCGATTGCATACTGGAGAACGGACATATCAATGCGATTTGTGCGACAAATCATTTACACGACAATCTACGCTTTACAATCATAAGAAAACCCACCTAGGCGAAAAACTTATTTGTGAGCTATGTGAAAAGGGCTATGCCAACTGTTATTTGTTGAAAACTCATATGAGATGTCACAGTGGTGAGAAGCCTTTCCGTTGCCATCTTTGTGATAAAACATTTTCAAGGCAGTCCTCATTGTATAATCACAAGAAAACTCATATTACTGAAAAACTTCAGTGTGAATTTTGTAACAAAACATATGCCAGTCCTTTTCATCTTCAACAGCATTTACGGACACACACAGGCGAAAAGCCTTTTAAGTGTTTTGTATGTGCAAAAGCATTTTCCAGACAATCTAGTTTGTATGCACATAGGAAAACTCATTTCTCTGAACGGGGACATGATTTGTCTGTAGCCGAAACTCCGTCATTTTTCAGTTTGGAATGA